CTGAACCGAACCGGGTCTTCCCATCAAATCATGAGCCGCGGTCTCAAATCGTCGATCGAACAAAGAAGATTGTTGTTTGGCTGCAACTCCCGGTGCTGGTATCCTGCGACTCTGTTATCCAAATGCTGCAACACTGCAAAAGTCAGCCTATGTCCCCTAGGAAAAGCAAGGTAGTTCAGGCCGTATTAGTGAAGACCCTTTGGAGGATTTGGTTAAATCGAAAGGAGAAGGTATTCAATAGGAAAAACAAGCTGATGAACATGATTGTAGAAGAGATAAAACATGGGTCTTATTGGTGGATGGACTTCGGTTAGATTTTCGGAGCTGCAGTCTGTTGTATCTTGAAATTTCCAAGAAGCTGGTCAAGCTTTGTATACAAATACAACAAAAATTCAGCTTCGTATAATAACATTAAAAACTCTTTCAACCCAGCAGTCGAAAATCTTAAATCTTCTTAACATTGTTTCAATTTCTTTGAATCGGATCCTGTTCGTGTGAAAAAAATGGTGATTATATTAAGTTTCTTTGGTTGTTTCTCAGGTTCAAGCAAAGTAATAGACGATGAAAATGAAAGAACGGGTGCTTCAATGAAAACTCATAAAGTTGATGACGTTAAAGGAAAGCGCAGACAAAATGCACCAATTCCGGTTGCTTGCTTCCCTATCGGCTCAAACTTTACATGCTTGTAAATAAAATGCTCAGACATCAAGTATTGTGGGTTTCCTATCGTTCATGAGCATTGTCAATTATATATGCATTCAGATATACAAGTATCGTGAATATAAATAGAACTGAAATAAGAAATGCAACTAATAAAGGCTGCATGTGATTTGGTCAGTAGCGCGGTTCTAGGAAATTTTTCCTGTGGCTTCACTATTTTTAGATATTCCAATTTAATAGGACCGGACATTTTCATGTTCAGGTCGGTTTGACGGTTCGTTCGTTTGGACATTCGGTCCACAACGACATAACTTATCAAACGGGTCGATAATCTGAATTGTATTCATATACTTACAACCACCAAAATAACTTACTAAACAAAAGCTTATAACCTGTATAATGTAACATGTGTATCATATAATAAACAAAAGCTTATAATTTCTATAATGTAACATGTGTATCATATACTTCAAAAACTAGATAAAAGGTGTTTGTCATTCGGCCCAACCCAAACCGACCCGTTTGACCAAAGGTCCCTACTTGTTCTCTTAGAGTTTCTTAAGAGGTACACATGGTGGTCACCTCGGGGCCTTCAGGCGGCACCTCATACACATCTTGTTCAAACTAAAGGTACGTAGGAGGGTGATATGGAAAAGTAACCAAAGGGATGAGGAGATTATGAATGGTTTACttgttaaaaaaaactatattttaaAACAAATGAGACGGATGCATCTTTTGTGTACATAATGCTACGCTTTGAGTACGTGAAGCTCTTACCTCGCGCCTTGACTTTTTAGGACCTAAAGGTCTAGGAGCGCCTCATGCTTTTTAAACCTAAATCGCCACACATAAGTACCGAGTTCAAACAAGCAAACAATAAAGTCCGATCAGGCTAAAGTTCAAGAAGCTATTTTCCAGtagcaagtttaggtccggacaaaaaataaccgagaaccgaaccgaaaatatacccaacccgacccgaacccaagtacctaggtatttagatcggttccaatttttcatataaaatagggtcgggccgggtcggttctcggttcttttcatggtgaaacccgacttggacctatggaccggaactgaccctatatttagggtagtgaatcggttctgtattttatgtttgatcgattctcgggtcgggtcgggtaatgATCGGGCAGGGTCcggtttttccttttgctcacccctaataTTCCAAACCCAACTTGAGAAATCAAAAACAGTAATCATTGGAAAACAAGGTAAATTCATACAACATTCTTTTGAAGAATCTATGATGTTTATGGTGCCTAAAACAAAGATATGAAGTTAGTGAGTTAGTTAAGTACAAATTTTGTACAATATGTGGCAGATTGACAGCAAAAATTAAGACCAAAAAATTTATAATCATCAACACAAGATTGCAGATAGCTTATAACAAATATTTTGGctcaaattaaaactaaaaacagAAAAAGAGAACCTCAAATTTGAACAACCAAAATCACAACGATATCAAGATGATTATACGATTATCTTGATTTGATACTGTCCATAAATCCACTGCTAAGAAGCCTCTCAACATACTTTCCCAATATATCCACTTCCAAATTCACCTTCTGCCCAACTTTCTTCAACGGAATAACAGCTTTCTGCTGCGTATAGTCAACCAACATAAAATTAAAACACTCCTCTTCATCAAACACTTTAACCACAGTCAAACTAGTCCCATCCACCGCAATAAAACCTTTCGGCACtataaacttcaaaatcttcggCGACGTTTTCACCTTAATCCATAACGAATCCCCCTCCGGTTCCATCGAAACAATCTCCCCTGTTCCATCGATTCTCCGACTGGAAACTATTTTTCTCCGACTGGCAAACTATGTTTTCTCCTATCTTGAAAGTTTTTTTTGAACGGTGCAGACTTAAAGTCAAAACACTGGTTTGTTTATGTTAAAGGCATGCTACACCATCATTTAATTCATTTAATGTGTGCAACTTTTTTGGTTCCCtaggcctagtcacaaatattaaatatatatatttttggtttcaaaatcacttcttttatcataaatatttttatatatatgtatatatgtatacatatccGGTCTTAAATTCGGTCGAACCGGTTGGACCGGTCCGACCTTTGACCCCGTAAGGCGACCGGGTCGACCTCGGGTCCGGTCCTGAAAATATTGTCGTTTACGGATATGCTGTCGCCGAGATTGACGTCTTGCAGGACGGTTGGGGAATGGATTACCATGTCAAATGACTGGCCGGATTCGTCGTAACCCAGTTGCTTGACTTCTCCCATTTCTTCAACGATTCCTGTGATGAGGGATTTTATCTGGTTCCGTTGGTAGCTGTTGCAGGTCAGTGATTTTGGTGTGTGTGCTTTGAAGTTGAAAGCCAGAGGGGGTTTCGGTTTGAGAACCGTTGATCTAAGAGGGTTGTGGGTTATGTTGAGGTGATTGTACATTGTTAATCTTGGAACAGAGGTTGATGTTTTCATTAGGGTTTTGGATACCGAGACAACAGCCAACGAAGAAATCGCCATTGGTGCAGGTGTCAAGTAATTTGAAAATTTTAgctaaaatgaaaaataaaagttAACAGGAAGTAAGTCATTTTATACTAAGAGTAAATGATCACTTTCATTCGTATCAACatttaaaattttgttttgatATTATACTTAATGatattagatttattttgaacttggttttatTTATGATATTGGTCAACATAACAAATTTCCAAACGCGAAGCTAAACTTGATGAAATCCAAAACTTGTTTGTTGAATAACTTAAAAATGAAACGGTTTTGACTTAAAGTGCGTCTTAGCGTAAACGGACTTCTTAATCTATTTTCACTTCTAAATAACTAATATCACCAATGAAATGTGTCTGAATCAAAATCCTAATGGCAATACTATACAAGAACACTATAACTTagtcttgtttattttttttaagtcaaATATGTGAATTGTTAGTCAAATTGACCAACTAGTTTCCAAATGGATGTTGAAATGTTTTCAACTAAAGAACACCCTTACATTTGTAAATTTAAATAAATGTCAACTACTTAGGAttagaataaataaataattatatcTTAAACTTGATCATTTTGCCCTAAATTTGTGTAATGTGACAAAATAACTAATAAGTAAACAGTTTCACAAATTCAAACAATCTGGCAATCGTGCATAGTTAACTGAAACCGATTATTAAGTTAACAGAAAATGGAATAACCACTGCACATACCTTGAACAAGTGTTGTCTTCCGATTAAACactgaaccgaaccgaaccggaCCGATCAAATCACGAGCCGCAGTCTGAAATCGTTGATTGAACAAATGAAAATGAAATTGTTTGAATTGTGAGGAAGATTGTCGAGAGGTTTCTTCTGTT
The Helianthus annuus cultivar XRQ/B chromosome 6, HanXRQr2.0-SUNRISE, whole genome shotgun sequence genome window above contains:
- the LOC118479702 gene encoding riboflavin synthase-like, which gives rise to MEPEGDSLWIKVKTSPKILKFIVPKGFIAVDGTSLTVVKVFDEEECFNFMLVDYTQQKAVIPLKKVGQKVNLEVDILGKYVERLLSSGFMDSIKSR